The stretch of DNA gtcgccgaaataaatttgaaatagagagaaaaataataataacagttaaatgcaaataGAGATTTAAAGTATTGCAATGAATACTCACactaaaagttctaaatttttgaatgtaaaaatcgtaagcaaatcacagcttgatcaagagatgcaggtggcatgtttaaaataaaatgaagtggaatagaagGAATAGAAACCTatggtatcgcagaaaattaccacaacTGTTCAAAAGTCctcgcttgtattgcaagaaaacaaaaatattaggggggaaattgaaagttttatcatgaaaaatttaaacaaataatcgtgtttggcaaaggaaaattggaagaaaatattaccacaatatgtttatcagtaattaaaatttgcAAGGAAGATAGAAGGTACGTAGCtgaactgaaaggaagagtggagaACTcgaaacccttctttttacgttcccaaagctggcctggaagtgagttttttaaatttatgttttgaaaaaaccccggaaaaatgttctcaaaccccGTCTTttagcctaacgtcattaaagattgCCTACACTTGAGTATTTAAAGGACTGAAATTTCGGAAAACCACGAGAgggctcccaacgtaacctcagtgaaacgccctctcaattaatcattcatcctcattcaaggtcgaatatatttcgtcttttggactttaattttaaaaaaaactccctgatTTGTCCCGAAACTGTcatcctccaaatattaccgaagatcctcattggcttcaatttagaaaaggaattttagagaggcttcaatttagaaaatttttcgggggagagatctccaaacccttctacccctctaacagtattaataaatcgtctacgattgctttaattaaatttcaatttcaaaaatttggcaGGGGAGGACTcggaatctctccacccattaacattgaCAAAACtcgtctaaaattgcggtttctacggatcgaaatttttttcgagagaatgcctctctctctctctctctctcgccaacatcattgaaacacgtcttaaatctcgcttttagtgcttcaattacgaaacatttctggtcgcgagccctTTCAAAACTCCCCCgccccctttcatcgaaggttggcttaaattacgttttaggagctttgatttcaagaaactgacggtgcactaaattttaacgaaaaattcaccaaccgcgtttttaaggcttcacaatctcaaaaaatttcggggggggggggccgcaTCTCTCTTCCTCTTAATATCACCatatagatcgtctaaaactgcatttttagaactacaattttcaaatttttcccgggggagagcccctgGACCCCCCTTTACGTatcacaatcacaaataattcataATTGGGAATGAGTGcttaaagtttgcattttgaaaaattatagaacgatgaccccgagtctctttctcccttaacatcaccataaatcgtctaaaactgtttttttaaataacaaccttgaaaattcccgagggagagcccccggaccccctcttctgaacataattaaatataacgtacgattgtgtcgagaatttaaatatggaaaaattatcgggagaggctatcctctCCCCTTCCcccaaatttaaaatgtagtttaaaactgcgtttttatgtcttcaaattgcgaaataatgcaagaaggtagtcCTCCGACACCCCATAATTCTGACTGAAttactgaatattatccttacgataatttatattactagtactaaggtctactAATTATGACTAtgcctgctaaaccagaagccaaatattctctctctctctctgcatattcgaacatgcgtttgaaaaaattaagggacCGCCAAAAGCGCACACCCCTTCCCCCAGTTTTTTTGAaatagcgacggccctggtaTTCTTTCccaaatttaatgaccgtgtctctttttcaaagaaaggagcatcacagatggcatggagttggtgtccgtttcaaagctggatcaaacgatttgatttcttttcaatttttttataaattttctggaagtagcacgattttgcatgatgaatacgcgtgacagtgatgagagggagggaggtcaaaaatgttttattgtttgtaataattctgaccagtatgctctagtctttcgttgattcatttgcaccttgacaatcgttaagaactagttttgaagtttgcgaattacATAtcttttttatccctccaatcgaccatttacatattttcttcattaactagcttaagcttatgaagataatttttctcatttaactttactcccatcttctctaccatttttaaactgattgattTAATtcatcattagatgatttttattaaaactttcagtgatgttgggtttcgctgatggaagtagaacagtctgttcttaaagtgtttaaattattttttgtaaatcataTTTGCTTTCCTCcgtatctgatatgtatagaaggatatttgattcgttaaaattctcgagttctgattttcgatgcgtgcagaatagctgaatccatttttgaggatttccgaaaaataccTGTCATGGTgcgtgtgatccatcttttttggctatgtGACTTCAATTTTGGGAAACTTCCTGGAGAGCGCCAccactgtaacgccagaatgacaccctctttatcattatcattgtaggggggccccggccgaaaggtccgttctctggaagccctagatggcatagcagagcggggttccccgTTTCgtaccctctttatcatcaagagtcatctaaaatcGCGTTTCTAGtaatgcagttttgaaaaatttataggagagagagcccctgattcccccctctttccttaacccGATCAAAGAGAagtctagaattgcgtttttggagtatcaatttcaaaaaattgccgggggaatgacaccgaaattcaccttccactaacattatcaagatatatCAAAACCGTTTCCAAAGCTTCGGAAATTAAAGTTCGGAAATTTAAGAGAAGCGCCCCTCTCCCTCttccccactctcgtcaacattattaaaaagtcgtcttaaatttggtttttagggcttcaatatcgggaaaattccgggagagctttcgaaaactctttttcttaacgtcacaaaggtcggctacaattgcgattttagaaattcagtttcagaaaactgcttgtcccccaaccatagatagcgtttttaagacttaaattttgaaaattttccagaggcgagccctaggatctcttcctTCCTTAACATTACctcagatagtctaaaactgcgtttttaaaactacaattttgaaaacaaaagaaagctctccttaacacaacggtagactatttacaattgcgcttttaaagtttcaatattgaaaaattaccggaaagAGGCCACCAAACCTTTtgttcccctaacatcaccagagatcgtgtaaaacagtgattttaaaattactatttcgaaaattttccgggggagaaacttCCCGAATcccctatctaagtgacaataaatttccatttcacggttcatattgtatacatctagtaatggctCCATCCCAAGTCAGAAAGTTGtgcctgtaattattcatacatttgaaaaaaaaaaataataataataataataataataataataataaggtgtagcaaaattcaggggtactcaaaacttgtttactcaaggtccacgttttaaaattagggaaggcAAAGCAGGTCATCAATccaacaacatttcagttcaaatggtatttgttagcgctaccccccgtcccccgtgaatttgactggaaattatacaccctaaaaactgttatgtttaacccaattcgaaagcgagaaaatttttgggggggaatttgcgccattgagcttgggggggatgggcacccctggtctGAAGTTTACAGTTTTTGAGCAAACGCCAAGCATGAcccccataagaaaagaaaaatatattttagaaggtCATGAAGCTTATGaagatcttttgctaaatgtccacaattgtttaaactttgtaaaaccaactgcagtggagcCAAAACACGCGTTTTCACCAAGcgtattatttttttagcaaaaaatcctTCCCATCgcgaagagcgcacttttgcgtaCCATGTGATAGTTGCTAAATATAATAGCGATAATGACTTTGTAGTGCTCTGTATAAATGGTGGTGTACAGAATTCGAAAAAACTACTAACTCAAGTAACGAAAGCagtctttcctaaaaaaaaatcaaacttttttttatttgacactaaaaattaacttttagatGCAtgaagtcaatcccgcgggattggctccttccaatcccgaaatcccgcgggactgaattcggcgccAATTGGAAACCCTAATTGAGGCTATACTGCCAACTCTGCCAGTGTcattatagttgaggcaaacttaaTCTGGTAGCTTCgtaatactgtgattaggatctgcgtaccCTTCACAATGattccaggttaggtttgaccCAACTATATTTGCACATGTCATTGCTATTTGGTGAATCGCCAAATTTAGTGAAACCAATACTGTTATACGAAAGTTGTTgtttttgctaaaatattttaaaattgaacacCTCTAATAGTAGAAAAGGGGAAAAATAGGTATTGACTCACTTTTCATATATAATTCTCGCaaaatttcacaaattttcagaaaacggAAGCTCGAATTCAGCTATCAGTGCATCTCATCGGTTTCAAGTGAAGATTAACAGTTGCGCTCCTCTCTGTTGGCAAGTTACTGCATTGTTGAAAACATTTATTGATTATTTCAACAATGTACTAATTGTTAAGATGTGCTACGTTACGATTATTTTTCCGCTGTGTGTAACAATGTGCGAAACTTACATTGTTGGAATATAGTACTCCTCAAGAGTAAAACaaggcattaaaataaaaactattcttAACTAGTAAAAtaacacatatgcacacacaatGCGGTCAAAAAAGAAATTCGGAAGAGGACATGATTAAGTTTTGGAGGATGATATGGTTTAGTCATTTTCTACGGGATCCCATTTTCAATGGGAACGTTCCATGGTTTTAGGGAGGATGCAGTCCCAAGTCCCTCTCCTCTTTTGACTACGTCCCTAAAGCTAAAATCATAagtagaaaagaaaatgaaaactattaaggcttatttaatgatttatttattttaactcatGACGGAAAAGCAGTAGTTCCCAAAATTTaaactcacaaaaaaatattttcaatatatcaGTCTTGGTGGAATGACTATAAAGGTGGGGGGGGGTCGGTTTTACGAGTGAAAAAGCAATTCATCACCAGGGAAATTTAGAATAGGGGGGGACACTAAATAGCAAAAAACAGGtgcactgactttttttttagttcaaaatcgTGGTTTATCTCTGAAAGCAAACCCGTAGCACATCCTGCACCTCGAATCGAATCGGGGCTAcagaataattttgttttcagttgCATAAATTTACTTGTggaatttctgcagattttgaAGCAACGTCCCAATTGGAAAACCAATgttcaaaatgaaatacatttgaagacaaaaaaaaatcgactccCCAAGAAGGAGTAGTCAAAATGAAACTGAATTTTAtgcacgtgatggcaacattgattcACCAAAATTAATCTCAGTCAAGTGTAGTATGTTTATTTAACACCCTTTGatgtgtaaaagtaaaatataaacctATAGGCTTTCATTAAATGTCATAGATGtaactgttttgttttttgttttataaaattaactgttttttcccccttcaggTTCCGAGAGGCACAGGgcggcggtggtgctggcggTTACTCAGCTCGTTAACCCTCCTGTTGGTGAAGGTGAAGACGCTGGTGGAAACTGGGTCCCTGGAGGAGCTAGCGGTTACTCTGCTGGTTCCCCTCTTGTTGGTGAAGACGAAGGACCTAGCGGTGGCAGGGTCCCTAGAGGAGCTGGTGGTTACTCTGCTGGTTCCCCTCCTTTTGTTGAAGGCGAAGGCCCTGGCAGTCGCGGGATCCCTTCATGAGCTGGTGGTTACTCTGCTGGTTCCCCTCCTTTTGCTGAAGGCGAAGGCCCTGGCAGTCGCGGGGTCCCTTCATGAGCTGGTGATTACTCTGCTGGTTCCCCTCCTTTTGCTGCTGGCGAAGGCCCTGGCAGTCGCGGGGTCCCTTCCGGAGCTGGCGGTTACTCTGCTGGTACCCATCCTTTTGTTGAAGGCGAACGTCCTGGCACTCGCGGGGTTTCTTCAGGAGCTGGTGGTTACTCTGCTGATTACCCTGCTGGTGAAGGCGAGGGCCCTGGCGGTTACTCTAACGAAGCGACTGCTCTGTAATGTTACCCCCGGGTCGTTACCCACCAAGCCATTGCTTCCCTAGAGAAATTATCCCTCCAGGAGGTCGTTACCATTCAATTAACCATTTTCCCCCACACAATGGTTACCCTTCAAACAACGATTACCCTGAAATACGTTATTATTCGGGAGCAGGCGGTTGGTCTGGAGGCGCTGAGGGAAACTCTTTCTGTGGTGAAGGCGGCAGGGTCCCGAGAGGAGTTGGCGGATACTCTGTTGGTTACCATTCAGTTGTTGAAGGTCAAGACTCTGGCAGTTACTCTGGAGGAGCTGGTGGCTCTGGTGAATACTCTGCTCGTTATCTTCCTGTTGGTGTAGGTGAAGGCCTTGGCGGAGGTTGGATCCCTGACGGAGCTGGCGGTTACTCAAGAATGTTCCCCCCAGGTCTTTATCTTCCAAGTAATTGTTTCCCTACGGTAATTATCCGTCAGAAAAGGTTATTACCCTTCAAACAACGGTTACCCTCCAAATGCATTATTATTCAGGAGCAGGTGGTCGGTCTGGAGGCGCTGGTAGAAACTCGCTCGGTGCTGAACGTGCATTGGCAGTGGAGGCGCTTGTATTAGTGCCGGATTGATTCTACTAAGAGAGGCATTGCCTTAGCTACCAACGAAAGTATGCACTTTATTGCGCTGGATCAGTTACCAACGAATGCGCCAACAAAGGCACCGGATCCGTTATCATCAAACTAGTCAGAAaactattaaagaaaaatatggtCGAATTTGTAAAAGAGACATATCTTATCTCCATCCAGATGAATCACCCCAGGACGAACACAAAAGATCGGtgatgatttttatcctttgctGAAAGAACAAATCATGCAGTACATGGAGATCATTCAGTATACGAGTGGAAAATAGTTAATGAAACCAATAATGCTCAACTAGAGAGCGGGATTATCGTTTAAacgttttcgttcaaaaggtcgAACCGCGCATcgatcggagttcgcttcgctcgctatCCAACTGGGTTACGGAGCGTAGtcgtttggcgataaacaattgAGTTGCGGGATTATTATATTTAGAGCTATTGTTAGCATACTTCAATGTCTTTTTTGTTTAgttggtgaaatatttttaattgcaaataattgtttaTAGCCttttttaaagggtgtttaaGCATTTTGGttgaagaaaatgattattttacatcaAGGGTgggattttcgtttattcaaatATTTGTTCCTTGTccatttttttaacgatagatttTCGATAGTTAAAGATCGATTTTCGTACGTCGCCTTaatttgcgttttcaaaactgcaATGTCAAAATATTTCTAGGAACAGTCTCCGAATCCTGATTTTTCTCCTAACGTCATTGAGGATAGCCTGAGATGCTTTTATCGCCATtcaattaagaatattttaaggaaCAAGCCCCATGTCCCGAATCCCCCGTCCATCAATGTTACTACTCAAGACGACCTGAAATTGCGCCACCTTTAAGATTCTAGTTTCAAAAAACTTCGAGGGATATCCTCAAATCCTCCCTTTTCCTCTCAGCGTCTCCAAGCTAGCCCGAAAGTTACACTTTTAGAACTCcaattttcaaaagttcattGGAGAGGGCCCCAAAAACCctatttttaataaacttgcCCCAAATTTGAAGCATTCTCTGAAGAGAGAATCCTGAGGCTTGTGTTTATTTTTGGTGGCAGCAAGACTTCCCCCTAGcctgaaattctgttttttaagctttaatgtcgtaaaatttaaagaaagagcCCAAGAATTCTCTTGATTCATTAATGTTACCAAAGGTtgactgaaattgcgttttttaagaattaaacaatgtaaatttttttaaagagagtcCTTGAGACATCACCATTTCCTTAAATGCATTCCCCACAGATAACTAGCagttttgtcccccccccctcctctttccTGTGTTGTAACCAGAGACctaacttttttccttcaaagttATAAATATCACTCTAAAAATCCTCAGTATTTCTCTTATCTTGCGCTTTATAAATTTAACCTATTTctgttttttgtttcctttttttaattaaaacttgacACAAAAACTTGTAAAAACAGGCAAGGGTGGAGTCCCCATGTCTTTCCTCTGCGTAGGAAAAATCAAGGATCCAAGGGCCAGAATATGCTTTTGCCGACTTGGCCAAAATTAGCCAGTCCGCCCTTAGACTACACTGCTTTGTCACCCGAACGCTCCATTGTTTTTGTTATAAGTCAGGGTTTCCCAAAGTGGGTGTCGCAAGGAGGGGCGAGGTGTGCCGTTAGCTgtccatatttttaaaatgtgtaaaaataaatacaaatacaaatgtgacgacctgcaacaggctctgagcccagcAAGGCtgctcctagtcaatttattagtcttcaatgaaaatcaatggcgctcttaaagctatccaccccgtTGCTCATactacctcttccggtaagctgttccaagtgccacAACCCTAATAAAGTAGTAGTTTTGgcaaatttccaggttagcctgagatttgaatagcttaaaacaatgacctctcgtccggctttccgtgcaaaaatttaatccaataacatctttcattttaataaatttaaataactgaatcatgtcccctgtgactctcctttgctccaggctatgcaAATTAAGCCTATTAAGGCTGGTATAATCTAAACccgaaagtccccttactagtctagttaccctttgaaccctttccaatacagaaatatctttcttcagataaggcgaccaaaacttagtagcatactccaaatgaggtcttactaatcCTAATGAGGTCCTAAATAAAGGcaaaagaaccttcttagatttgtttcaaatagatctattgataaacccaagcattctgttggctttgttacttgtaATGCTGCACTGTTCACTAAACtggaagtcctgatttattaagatacccagatca from Uloborus diversus isolate 005 chromosome 5, Udiv.v.3.1, whole genome shotgun sequence encodes:
- the LOC129223222 gene encoding uncharacterized PE-PGRS family protein PE_PGRS54-like translates to MIPGSERHRAAVVLAVTQLVNPPVGEGEDAGGNWVPGGASGYSAGSPLVGEDEGPSGGRVPRGAGGYSAGSPPFVEGEAGDYSAGSPPFAAGEGPGSRGVPSGAGGYSAGTHPFVEGERPGTRGVSSGAGGYSADYPAGEGAGGRSGGAGRNSLGAERALAVEALVLVPD